One Clostridiaceae bacterium DNA segment encodes these proteins:
- a CDS encoding SH3 domain-containing protein translates to MRKKIICLIVLTLVLTSVIGAFISQKGNVQAATSFDVYGYVEGVVTSSGLNVRSGPSVNYKVVHVLYKGQKVKVLGKLGNWYVIHDPSTDYVGAVSANYMTINWPKTTPKPTPAPTPTPTPAPDIPPAEQPGTTPSDISAEEQQLLDLVNKARAEAGVGALKFDMELMKVARLKAKDMVDNNYFSHQSPTYGSPFDMMKQFNISFRTAGENIAGNRTVEGAFKAWMNSEGHRRNILNGSFNYVGFGIVPSNTYGKILVQMFIGR, encoded by the coding sequence ATGAGGAAAAAAATAATTTGCTTAATAGTACTGACATTAGTATTAACGTCAGTAATTGGTGCCTTTATTTCTCAAAAGGGAAATGTTCAGGCAGCAACCAGTTTTGATGTATATGGATATGTGGAAGGTGTTGTAACTTCTTCGGGTCTGAATGTCAGATCAGGACCTTCAGTTAATTACAAAGTTGTACATGTCCTTTATAAAGGGCAAAAAGTTAAAGTGCTTGGGAAACTTGGCAACTGGTATGTAATACATGACCCTTCAACAGATTATGTAGGAGCAGTCAGTGCTAATTACATGACCATTAATTGGCCTAAGACCACCCCAAAACCCACACCAGCTCCAACACCCACACCAACGCCAGCGCCCGATATACCTCCGGCAGAACAGCCAGGTACAACTCCTTCGGATATATCAGCCGAGGAACAGCAGCTTCTTGATCTTGTAAATAAAGCAAGAGCAGAAGCGGGAGTAGGCGCATTGAAATTTGACATGGAATTGATGAAAGTAGCAAGACTCAAGGCGAAGGATATGGTAGATAATAACTACTTCTCTCACCAGTCACCTACTTATGGTTCTCCTTTTGACATGATGAAGCAGTTTAATATCAGCTTCAGAACAGCAGGAGAAAACATAGCAGGAAACAGAACGGTTGAAGGTGCTTTCAAGGCATGGATGAATTCTGAAGGACACAGAAGAAACATACTTAACGGAAGCTTCAATTATGTAGGATTTGGTATTGTACCAAGTAACACTTACGGAAAGATACTTGTTCAAATGTTTATAGGAAGATAA